From Brachionichthys hirsutus isolate HB-005 chromosome 16, CSIRO-AGI_Bhir_v1, whole genome shotgun sequence, a single genomic window includes:
- the LOC137905826 gene encoding protein VCF1 isoform X2 produces the protein MLTENRKRQRSGGDEDSGQMVPQAKRQGRGHPLSPEPGRDAWDSESSNSESSFSSPEYAAGNCASQCVVGPCSPHDVEAATRLRPSSSGLCGQ, from the exons ATGTTGACTGAAAACAG GAAAAGACAGCGCAGTGGTGGAGATGAGGACAGCGGCCAAATGGTACCGCAAGCCAAGCGGCAGGGCAGGGGTCACCCTCTCTCCCCTGAGCCAGGCCGGGATGCCTGGGACTCGGAG TCATCCAACAGTGAAAGCAGCTTCAGCAGTCCAGAATACGCTGCTGGGAATTGCGCCAGTCAGTGTGTCGTGGGACCCTGTAGTCCG CATGATGTTGAGGCAGCTACCAGACTCCGCCCTTCATCTTCTGGGCTCTGCGGACAATAG
- the LOC137905826 gene encoding protein VCF1 isoform X1 translates to MLTENRKRQRSGGDEDSGQMVPQAKRQGRGHPLSPEPGRDAWDSESSNSESSFSSPEYAAGNCASQCVVGPCSPVSSGDSLESNNIAKLVLSYVQINHILKQAHFQSLQNRGRLRDT, encoded by the exons ATGTTGACTGAAAACAG GAAAAGACAGCGCAGTGGTGGAGATGAGGACAGCGGCCAAATGGTACCGCAAGCCAAGCGGCAGGGCAGGGGTCACCCTCTCTCCCCTGAGCCAGGCCGGGATGCCTGGGACTCGGAG TCATCCAACAGTGAAAGCAGCTTCAGCAGTCCAGAATACGCTGCTGGGAATTGCGCCAGTCAGTGTGTCGTGGGACCCTGTAGTCCGGTCAGCTCCGGCGACTCCTTGGAATCTAACAATATTGCAAAGCTAGTATTGTCCTATGTGCAGATTAACCACATCCTGAAGCAGGCCCACTTCCAGAGCCTGCAGAACCGAGGCCGTCTCCGAGACACATGA